In Tenacibaculum sp. 190524A02b, the genomic stretch CATATTACGTTTTGTATCAAAAGGTAAATAACAAATAACATCAGCTTTATTATAGTCTTTTCTTACCTCATAACCAGAAGGAGAGAAAAAAGTAAGAACTATTTTATAATCTGGGCTAGACTTTTTTAAATACTCTATAATAGGTCTTCCTTGTTCAAACTCACCTAAAGAAGCAGCATGGAACCAAATCGTCTTATCTGTTGGTTTTATAGTTTCAAGTAGTTGAAATGACTTCTTTCTACCATTAACAAATAAGTTTATTTTAGAATTAAATAAGGCAATTATTTTTAAAATAAAATAAATTGGATGAATAACAATGTTATAGATGAAGTTCATAGGGCGAATTTAGGGATAAAAAAAATCAGTGAAAACTTTCACTGATTTTTTTATATTATTTTGAATCAATTATTTTATTTCAAAATCTTCCATAAACTTTGTAGTATAGTTTCCTGCAACATAATCAGGATGATCCATTAATTGTCTATGGAAAGGAATTGTAGTTTTTACACCTTCAATTACATACTCATCTAAAGCACGTTTCATTTTATTAATTGCCTCTTCTCTAGTTTGAGCAGTAACAATTAATTTTGAAATCATAGAGTCATAATTTGGTGGAATCATATAACCAGCATATACATGTGTGTCTACACGCACACCATGGCCTCCTGGAGCATGATATGAAGTTATTTTACCTGGAGCAGGTCTAAATCCATTATGAGGATCCTCTGCGTTAATTCTACATTCAATAGAATGTAGTTGAGGTGTATAATTTTTACCAGAAATAGGAACACCAGCAGCTACTAAAATTTGCTCACGTATTAAATCATAATCTACAACTTCTTCTGTAATAGGATGCTCTACTTGAATACGCGTATTCATTTCCATGAAGTAGAAATTACGATGTTTATCTACTAAGAATTCTACCGTTCCAGCACCTTCGTATTTTATAAATTCTGCAGCTTTTACAGCAGCTTCTCCCATTGCGTTACGCAATTCATCAGTCATAAAAGGAGAAGGAGTTTCTTCTGTTAATTTTTGATGACGACGTTGTACAGAACAGTCTCTTTCAGATAAATGGCAAGCTTTACCATAAGCATCACCTACAACTTGAATTTCAATATGACGAGGCTCTTCAATTAATTTTTCCATGTACATGCCATCGTTACCAAATGAAGCTTTCGCTTCCATTCTAGCAGAATCCCATGCGTCACGTAAATCTTCAACTTTCCATACAGCACGCATACCTTTACCACCACCACCAGCGGTAGCTTTAAGCATAACAGGGAACCCCATTTCAACGGCTAATTTTTCGGCTTCATCATAAGAATCCAAAATACCTTCAGAACCAGGAATACAAGGTACACCAGCAGCAATCATAGTTGCTTTGGCAGTAGCCTTATCTCCCATTTTTTCAATCATTTCAGAAGTAGCACCAATAAATTTAATATCGTGTTCTTCACAAAGCTTTGAAAATTTGGCATTTTCAGATAAAAAACCATATCCTGGGTGAATAGCGTCAGCATTTGTTATTTCTGCTGCAGCTATAATGTTTGCCATTTTTAAATAAGACTCGCTACTAGGAGCAGGACCAATACAAACAGCTTCATCAGCAAAGCGAACATGTAAACTCTCTTCGTCTGCTTTTGAATAAACTGCCACAGTTTTTATGCCCATCTCCTTACAGGTTCTAATTACACGTAAGGCAATTTCACCTCTATTGGCTATCAATATTTTTTTAAACATAATAGATAATTTAAAGGTTATAATTTAAAGTTGTATTTGTAGTTTAGAAACAAATACTAGTTAAAGAATAACTATTAATTAAGATGGGTCAACCAAAAATAAAGGTTGGTCAAATTCTACAGGAGAAGAATCGTCTACTAAAACTTTAACTATTTTACCAGATATTTCCGATTCTATTTCGTTAAATAATTTCATTGCTTCAATAACACATACTGTGTCACCAGACTTAACAGTAGACCCTACTTCTACAAAAGAAGGTTTGTCTGGAGAAGGCTTTCTATAGAAAGTTCCGATGATTGGTGATTTAATAGTTAAATACTTTGAATCATCATCATTTGTTTCAGTAGTAGGAGTGGCAGGTGTTGCTGCAGGCTGTGCTACTGGTGCTTGTGCTATCATTTGTGGAGCTTGCGCTACAGGCGCTGCTGCTTGAATGATAGTTGTTTCTGGTGTTGAACTTCCTGTTTTGATGGTAATCTTAACATCTTCCATCTCTAACTTTACTTCGCTTGCACCTGACTTAGCTACAAACTTTATAAGACTTTGAATTTCTTTAATATCCATTTTCCTAAGTTTAAGTTGTTTGGTTTATGAATTATATGCCCATTTTAAGTAGATAGCTCCCCATGTGAAACCACCACCAAATGCGGCGAATATTAAGTTATCTCCTTTTTTTAACTCTTTTTCATAATCAGCAAGTAATAAAGGTAAAGTAGCTGAGGTAGTATTTCCATACCTATGAATATTCATCATAACTTTATCGCCTTCTAAACCAATTCTATTTGCTGTTGCTTCAATAATTCTTTTATTAGCTTGATGCGGTACTAACCATTGAACATCTTCTTTAGTAATGTTATTCCTAGTCAACATTTTTTCAGCAACATCAGCCATGTTAGAAACTGCAAATTTAAAAACAGTTCTTCCTTCCTGATGCACAAAGTGTTGTTTATTCTTAATCGTATCTTCTGATGGAGGTAAAATTGAACCACCAGCGTCAATTTTTAAGAATTCACGTCCAATACCATCACTACGTAAGTACTCGTCTTGTAAGCCTAAACCTTCAGTATTAGGTTCAAACAGAGCTGCACCTGCACCATCTCCAAAAATGATACATGTAGTTCGGTCTGTGTAATCTATTATAGAAGACATTTTATCCGCTCCAATCAATAACACTTTCTTATAACGTCCACTTTCTATATAACTAGTAGCTGTTGACATTCCATAAAGGAAGCTAGAGCAAGCAGCTTGTAAGTCATAAGAAAAGGCATTAACAGCACCAATTTTTGAGGCTGTATAAGCTGCGGTTGACGCTACAGGAAGGTCAGGAGTTGCTGTGGCTAAGATAACCATATCTATCTCTGATGCATCTACTCCTGATTTTTGAAGTAAATCTTCAGCTGCTTTAATGGCCATAAAAGAAGTACCAGCACCTTCTTCTTTTAAAATTCGTCTTTCTTTGATTCCGGTTCTAGAGGTTATCCACTCATCATTAGTGTCAACCATAGTTTCTAACTCTTTATTAGTTAGTGCATATTCTGGAACATATTTTCCTACTGCTGTGATAGCTGCAGTTATTTTAGTCATAGTTGTTTGCTTTAGTTATAAAACTAGTGTTCAAAGAAATGAAAATTATTTCACTTTTTTAAAGAAAAAAAGCCAAAATAGAGGGCTTTTTTTGAGAAAACACAAAAAAACCCTCAATACGAGGGTTGTTTTAGTTTTTTAAAAACTATTTTTTATGCTTCAGCAGCAGCAGTATCTAATACTACTTGACCTCTGTAATATAATTTTCCTTCGTGCCAGTGAGCTCTATGGTATAAATGAGCTTCTCCAGTTGTTGGGTCAACAGCTATTTGAGGTATAGAAGCTTTATAATGAGTTCTTCTTTTATCTCTTCTTGTTTTAGATATTTTTCTCTTTGGATGTGCCATTTTATATCTTATTTATCTGTTAGTAAATCCTTTAATTTATCCCATCTAGGGTCT encodes the following:
- the rpmF gene encoding 50S ribosomal protein L32, producing the protein MAHPKRKISKTRRDKRRTHYKASIPQIAVDPTTGEAHLYHRAHWHEGKLYYRGQVVLDTAAAEA
- a CDS encoding beta-ketoacyl-ACP synthase III, whose protein sequence is MTKITAAITAVGKYVPEYALTNKELETMVDTNDEWITSRTGIKERRILKEEGAGTSFMAIKAAEDLLQKSGVDASEIDMVILATATPDLPVASTAAYTASKIGAVNAFSYDLQAACSSFLYGMSTATSYIESGRYKKVLLIGADKMSSIIDYTDRTTCIIFGDGAGAALFEPNTEGLGLQDEYLRSDGIGREFLKIDAGGSILPPSEDTIKNKQHFVHQEGRTVFKFAVSNMADVAEKMLTRNNITKEDVQWLVPHQANKRIIEATANRIGLEGDKVMMNIHRYGNTTSATLPLLLADYEKELKKGDNLIFAAFGGGFTWGAIYLKWAYNS
- the accC gene encoding acetyl-CoA carboxylase biotin carboxylase subunit, translating into MFKKILIANRGEIALRVIRTCKEMGIKTVAVYSKADEESLHVRFADEAVCIGPAPSSESYLKMANIIAAAEITNADAIHPGYGFLSENAKFSKLCEEHDIKFIGATSEMIEKMGDKATAKATMIAAGVPCIPGSEGILDSYDEAEKLAVEMGFPVMLKATAGGGGKGMRAVWKVEDLRDAWDSARMEAKASFGNDGMYMEKLIEEPRHIEIQVVGDAYGKACHLSERDCSVQRRHQKLTEETPSPFMTDELRNAMGEAAVKAAEFIKYEGAGTVEFLVDKHRNFYFMEMNTRIQVEHPITEEVVDYDLIREQILVAAGVPISGKNYTPQLHSIECRINAEDPHNGFRPAPGKITSYHAPGGHGVRVDTHVYAGYMIPPNYDSMISKLIVTAQTREEAINKMKRALDEYVIEGVKTTIPFHRQLMDHPDYVAGNYTTKFMEDFEIK
- the accB gene encoding acetyl-CoA carboxylase biotin carboxyl carrier protein — protein: MDIKEIQSLIKFVAKSGASEVKLEMEDVKITIKTGSSTPETTIIQAAAPVAQAPQMIAQAPVAQPAATPATPTTETNDDDSKYLTIKSPIIGTFYRKPSPDKPSFVEVGSTVKSGDTVCVIEAMKLFNEIESEISGKIVKVLVDDSSPVEFDQPLFLVDPS